A stretch of the Candidatus Kapaibacterium sp. genome encodes the following:
- the speB gene encoding agmatinase, with amino-acid sequence MKTLNVESNFLAIEEEYSNLESSKIVIVPAPYEHTVSYGGGTANAPEAILKASAYVEFFDDESTRELCYDKGIATIEPLDFSGKVDDAALQLIEDTVDQLLDMDKFVVTIGGEHTISSAPIKSHFKKHPNMSVLQFDAHSDFRDTYQDSKYSHASVMARVAEFFPNERITQVGIRAQCIEEYEFIKANKVKTFYASAIGRGLHGEQWQKSVVDTLADEIYVTFDLDYFDPSIMPATGTPEPDGLLYNETIQLFREIRRRNKRIIGFDVVELAPVEILHHCDLTSARLIYKILNLQF; translated from the coding sequence TTGAAAACTTTGAACGTAGAATCAAATTTCTTAGCGATTGAAGAAGAATATTCAAATTTGGAATCATCAAAAATCGTCATTGTTCCGGCGCCATACGAGCATACCGTTAGTTATGGTGGTGGAACTGCGAATGCACCGGAGGCAATATTAAAAGCATCAGCATATGTCGAGTTTTTCGATGATGAAAGCACCAGAGAACTTTGTTATGATAAAGGAATTGCAACGATTGAACCTTTGGATTTTAGCGGAAAAGTAGATGACGCGGCTCTTCAATTGATTGAAGATACTGTTGACCAACTTTTGGATATGGACAAATTTGTAGTAACAATCGGCGGCGAACACACAATATCTTCTGCACCAATCAAATCTCACTTCAAAAAGCATCCTAATATGAGCGTACTTCAATTTGATGCTCATAGTGATTTTCGCGACACTTACCAAGATTCTAAATATTCTCATGCTTCGGTGATGGCACGTGTAGCAGAGTTTTTCCCAAATGAAAGAATCACACAAGTTGGCATTAGAGCTCAGTGCATCGAAGAATACGAGTTTATCAAAGCAAATAAAGTTAAGACTTTTTACGCCTCTGCTATTGGAAGGGGATTGCATGGTGAGCAATGGCAAAAAAGTGTTGTGGACACTTTAGCCGATGAAATCTATGTAACATTCGATTTAGATTATTTCGACCCTTCAATAATGCCGGCAACCGGAACTCCTGAGCCGGACGGCTTATTATATAACGAAACAATTCAACTGTTTAGGGAAATTCGTCGCCGCAACAAAAGAATCATCGGCTTTGATGTTGTTGAATTAGCGCCTGTTGAAATTTTGCATCATTGTGATTTGACATCTGCCAGATTGATTTACAAAATTTTAAATTTACAATTTTAA
- a CDS encoding OmpA family protein: MKSIFSVLMIFYFLLLTHYDALSSVKRKLSSDVNSSVNELIPILTHDLKRLYFCRSENILNYGRDDIWYSDLDESGQWTKALNMGQPLNNDLNNFVCGISPSGDTLILGTIYEQNKDSLQGISYTYRENGNWTRPKTIRIKNYYNLNDVNGFYLCFETNILLMTIQRKDSYGGTDIYVSLPEGNWVYSQPINLGPKINTELDELSPFLAFDGITLYFSSFGHSGFGDADIFMSRRLDNTWKNWTTPENLGPEINSVGWDAHFKLTRNGKQAYFASNEAVDSASNIFFIELEKSSQPILSKSVVFRVSDAKRFIPLKNVVINLYEYDQKSYELKTDITGRVIADLPFTTFNLKLDVENYQSYDTKLEIKYSGLKLADTIKIALNPLSDSLIHIPNILFSFAEMHVANTFADIIANVSDFLELNPNYKIELKGHTDNVGSEQANYKLGLARAKAVAELLNRFGINNKRIDIKSYGKNEPVVPNDSDENMSLNRRVELFLVENYHVRE; encoded by the coding sequence ATGAAAAGCATTTTTAGCGTTCTCATGATTTTTTACTTTTTATTGTTGACACATTATGACGCTTTATCGTCGGTCAAAAGGAAGCTTAGCAGCGATGTTAATTCATCGGTTAATGAATTGATACCGATTTTAACTCACGACTTGAAAAGACTATATTTTTGTCGTTCAGAAAACATTTTAAATTATGGACGCGATGATATTTGGTACTCGGATTTAGATGAGTCCGGACAATGGACAAAAGCTTTGAATATGGGGCAACCCTTGAATAACGACCTGAATAACTTTGTTTGTGGCATTTCTCCTTCGGGAGATACTCTTATTTTGGGTACAATTTACGAACAAAACAAAGACTCTTTGCAAGGAATTTCTTATACATATCGTGAGAATGGCAATTGGACTCGTCCGAAAACTATAAGAATTAAGAATTATTACAACCTGAACGATGTAAACGGTTTCTACCTTTGTTTTGAGACAAATATTTTGCTGATGACAATCCAGAGGAAAGACAGCTATGGTGGGACAGATATTTATGTCAGTTTGCCTGAGGGAAATTGGGTATATTCGCAACCTATAAACCTGGGACCAAAAATTAACACTGAATTAGATGAACTGTCCCCTTTTTTAGCTTTTGATGGAATCACACTCTACTTTTCTTCGTTTGGTCATTCCGGTTTTGGAGATGCTGATATTTTCATGTCCCGGAGATTGGATAATACTTGGAAAAATTGGACTACACCCGAGAATCTCGGACCCGAAATAAATTCAGTCGGTTGGGATGCTCATTTCAAGCTAACAAGAAACGGCAAACAAGCATACTTCGCTTCAAATGAAGCAGTTGATTCAGCAAGTAATATCTTCTTCATAGAATTAGAAAAAAGTTCTCAGCCAATTCTGTCGAAATCTGTAGTATTCAGAGTGTCGGATGCCAAAAGGTTCATTCCTTTGAAAAATGTCGTAATCAACTTATATGAATATGACCAAAAATCATATGAATTGAAGACTGATATTACAGGAAGAGTCATAGCTGATTTGCCATTTACAACATTCAATCTCAAATTGGATGTTGAAAATTATCAATCATATGATACAAAATTGGAAATTAAATATTCAGGATTAAAACTTGCAGATACGATTAAAATAGCTTTAAATCCATTGTCTGACAGTTTGATTCACATCCCAAATATACTTTTCAGTTTTGCAGAGATGCATGTAGCAAACACATTTGCTGATATTATTGCCAACGTCAGTGATTTTTTGGAATTAAATCCAAATTATAAAATCGAACTCAAAGGACATACTGACAATGTAGGCAGTGAGCAAGCAAATTATAAATTAGGATTGGCAAGGGCAAAAGCTGTTGCTGAATTGTTGAATAGATTTGGTATCAACAATAAGAGGATTGATATAAAGTCTTATGGTAAAAATGAGCCCGTCGTTCCAAACGATAGTGACGAAAATATGAGTTTGAATAGAAGGGTTGAATTATTCTTAGTAGAAAATTATCATGTACGGGAGTAG
- a CDS encoding 2,3,4,5-tetrahydropyridine-2,6-dicarboxylate N-succinyltransferase: MEELKNSVESYFESGTNEIPEIILERFAQKLDSGKIRAAEPLGNGEWQVNQWVKKGILLLFRAGKMHDFSNDDNFKFFDKHTLPTKNIELESNIRIVPGGSTIRRGAYVAAGVICMPPMYINIGSYIDSGTMIDSHALVGTCAQIGKNVHISAAAQIGGVLEPAGARPVIVEDNVMVGGNCGIYEGVRVRKNAVLASGVILTASTKIYDLVNESIITSGENNPLEVPENAVLVAGSRKINSEFALDNGLSIYTPLIVKYRDSKTDAKTALNFDLR; this comes from the coding sequence ATGGAAGAATTAAAAAATTCCGTTGAAAGTTACTTTGAATCAGGAACAAATGAAATACCTGAAATAATTTTAGAGCGTTTTGCCCAAAAATTGGACTCCGGCAAAATAAGAGCAGCCGAGCCTCTTGGCAACGGTGAATGGCAGGTGAATCAATGGGTAAAGAAAGGCATACTCCTTCTGTTCAGAGCCGGAAAGATGCACGACTTCTCGAATGACGATAACTTCAAATTTTTTGATAAACACACTCTACCAACCAAAAATATTGAACTTGAAAGCAACATCAGAATTGTTCCGGGTGGCTCGACGATACGTCGTGGTGCTTACGTCGCCGCAGGTGTGATATGTATGCCTCCAATGTATATAAATATTGGTTCGTATATTGATTCAGGAACAATGATTGATTCCCACGCTCTTGTCGGAACTTGTGCCCAAATTGGCAAGAATGTCCATATTAGTGCCGCCGCTCAAATCGGTGGCGTCCTCGAACCTGCCGGTGCAAGACCTGTTATAGTCGAGGATAATGTAATGGTGGGAGGAAACTGTGGTATTTACGAAGGTGTTCGTGTTCGTAAAAATGCAGTACTTGCTTCGGGAGTTATACTCACAGCATCTACAAAAATTTATGATTTAGTAAATGAATCGATTATCACTTCAGGCGAAAACAATCCATTAGAAGTGCCTGAAAACGCCGTTTTAGTAGCAGGCTCACGCAAAATCAATTCCGAATTTGCTCTCGACAACGGACTTTCTATATATACTCCATTGATTGTAAAATATCGGGATTCGAAAACTGATGCTAAGACTGCATTAAATTTCGATTTAAGGTAA
- the amrB gene encoding AmmeMemoRadiSam system protein B codes for MSKLYPLRYDIRTNLIEYEGKDWVLLDDPMGYAEAPVIVTPEFFNILVSIDEELDIRDILKIENQEHGETTIEPILAQIKALDDMGFILSETFYQKRALVEQEYLASSTRPPVCAGTCYPADPKEIEIFLNEFFKSTNVEDYDSSAHSIIVPHIDFRLGEIVSEVYSSGYHSISGTDSDLFIIFGTSHFINSGQFMLTRKNFETPLGIVETDQNLIDYLYSNCPDSFSIDDLAHKPEHSIELQVILLQHYFKNRKFKILPVVVGSMHQFMAEGTNPAENSEINTFIKTLKVYISANNIKASNIASVDFAHIGIKFDDNFDAVEKLDEVKSKDYKLIDSILNIAPEDFYSQIAAVNDKWKICGTAPIYSFLKTNSFKQAKLNKYNQWYEAETQSAVTFASLSFYD; via the coding sequence ATGAGTAAACTTTACCCCTTAAGATATGACATTCGTACCAATTTAATCGAATATGAAGGCAAAGATTGGGTTTTGTTAGATGACCCAATGGGCTATGCAGAAGCTCCCGTAATAGTAACGCCCGAATTTTTCAATATTTTGGTGAGTATAGATGAAGAACTTGACATTCGCGATATTTTGAAAATTGAAAATCAAGAGCACGGCGAAACCACAATAGAACCCATCTTGGCTCAAATAAAAGCATTAGACGATATGGGGTTCATTCTTTCCGAGACATTTTATCAAAAACGGGCTTTAGTTGAGCAAGAATACCTTGCGTCAAGTACCAGACCTCCCGTTTGTGCAGGTACTTGTTATCCTGCTGACCCGAAAGAAATAGAAATTTTTCTAAATGAATTTTTCAAAAGTACAAATGTTGAAGATTATGATTCATCCGCCCATTCAATAATTGTCCCGCATATTGATTTCAGGCTTGGCGAAATTGTCTCCGAAGTTTATTCATCGGGCTATCATTCAATTTCCGGAACTGATTCAGACTTATTCATCATTTTCGGAACTTCGCATTTTATCAACTCCGGTCAATTTATGTTGACACGGAAAAATTTCGAGACTCCACTCGGGATTGTTGAAACAGACCAAAATTTGATTGATTACCTATATTCAAATTGTCCTGATTCATTCAGCATTGATGATTTGGCACATAAACCTGAACATTCGATTGAACTTCAGGTGATTCTGCTCCAACATTATTTCAAGAATCGAAAATTCAAAATCTTACCTGTTGTAGTTGGCTCAATGCATCAATTTATGGCTGAGGGCACAAACCCGGCTGAAAATAGCGAGATTAACACTTTTATTAAAACTTTGAAGGTTTATATCTCAGCTAATAACATTAAAGCGAGCAATATTGCAAGCGTTGATTTTGCTCATATAGGCATCAAGTTCGATGATAATTTTGATGCTGTCGAGAAACTCGATGAAGTAAAATCTAAAGATTACAAACTTATTGATTCGATTTTGAACATAGCACCTGAAGATTTTTATAGTCAAATTGCTGCAGTTAATGACAAATGGAAAATTTGCGGAACAGCACCAATTTATTCCTTTTTGAAAACAAATTCCTTTAAGCAAGCAAAGTTGAACAAGTATAATCAATGGTACGAAGCAGAAACACAATCAGCAGTCACTTTTGCAAGTTTGTCGTTTTATGATTGA